CACTAATGGTGTATAATTAGTCAGGTAGCCCATTGTAGTTTATGAAGACATACATTTCTGCAAGTGATCAGTGCAATACCTTTCAATATTATTTATCAAAGTGCCATCAAATAATAAACACCTTATAATACATCTTCCTGAGAATCAAAATAAATACTTAAGATGTGGCTTTCCCTGGATGTATAATACAGCCcgcacctgggttcaaatactaggTGAAATTATTACAAATACTTCTAGCAGTGCTTGATCAagcttgcctggcttaatggaCGCAATAGAATAGATCCAAAACTATATTACATTACAAAGCAAACGCAGAAAAGTATTTGAAAAAATAATaaatcaaatactatttgaacccaggtctacaaaagagaggttgggcACATAAAGTGCTttagtcaacaacaaaaaacgtatGAGGTTAGAATGAGGAGCCCAGTTTCAAGTGTTTAGTTATTACAGTATAATCTTGTATACAAACAAGCATAAAAATTGTCTacgttccaaatgacaccctattgcctatatagggccctggtcgaaagtagtgcactatataagaaatagggtgccatatgcACTCAAACAGCTCATCTTCTAAAGATTGATGTATAATATTTACAATGTTTCCCAAAATTGTTCTTTTGGTAATTTATGGAAAAATCCAAAGTAGCCTTTTCACACATTCTCCcactgacatcaatgcatgacttTTTGACTGAAAATCAGACTTAAATGGAAGTAATTTCATCAGTCTGAATgaatctcctcttcttcctcctcctcttcttcctcctcctcctcgtcttcctGCCCTTCGGGACTGTAAAGTTCGTCTGCTGACTCACTCTGGTCGTgtacagcctcctcttcctcactcctcatctcctcctcagcTTCTTCTTGCTCATCTCCATCACTGCTGTCGTCAccatcttcatcctcctcctcctcctctcctccgctgtCCTCCTCTTCCCGGACTACGGGACCTGGTAGAAGACAAAACTGTTAAAGGTAGAATCCACATTTGGTGAAACTGTGCCACTGTTCGCCTCAGCGCCTCTTGTTATTGGTTTTGTTgatgaaacagaggagaggagcgtCCGACAGCGTTGTTGAAGACATgttgcagtacatattctgctgttctatcatGCATGCAATCAAGTCTGAGGAGAAAAGTGTTTGTGGTTTCAAGTACATTCTTTAGGTTGGTTTATTTgtcaaacacacaaaaaaagacaACTAAAAGACAAACAGTTCAGATAGAAAAAAAACTAGGTAAAAATAAATGTACATGTGAACTTGGAAACCCAAAGGGCTTTTGTAAAACCCAACCAaaaatacaattgaagtcggaagtttacatataccttagccaaatacatttaaactcagtttttcacaattcctgacatttaatccaattaAAATCCCCtgttttatgtcagttaggatcaccactttattttaagaatgtaaaatgtcagaataatagtagagagtgatttatttcagcttttatttatttcatcacattcccagtgggtcagaagtttaaatacactcagttagtatttggtagcattgcctttcaaatgtttaacttgggtcaaacgtttcttgtagccttccacaagcttcccacaataagttgggtgaatttttggcccattcctcctgacagagctggtgtaactgagtcaggtttgtaggcctccttgctcacacacactttttcagttctgcccacacattttctgtaggattgaggtcatggctttgtgatggccactccaataacttgactttgttgtccttaagccattttgcttcaactttggaagtatgcttggggtcattgtccatttggaagaaccatttgcgaccaagcgttaatgtcacgccctgaccttagagagctgttttatttctctatttggttaggtcacggtgtgattagggtgggcattctatgtttcctatttctttgtttttggccgagtgtggttcccaatcagaggcagctgtctatcgttgtctctgattgggaatcatacttaggtagcctttttcccacctgtgttttgtgggtagttattttctgtttagtctctgttacctgacagaactgttcgctttcgttttgttactttgttcaagtgttttttgataataaataaaatcatgagCACTTttcacgctgtgctttggtccactccttcagaCGACAGGCGTTAcagttaacttcctgactgatgtcttgatgttgcttcaatatatccacataattttccatcctcatgatgccatgtattttgtgaagtgcaccagtccctcctgcagcaaagcacccccacatgatgctgccaccaccgtgcttctcggttgggatggtgttcttcagcttgcaagcatccccctttttcctccaaaaataatgatggtcattatggccaaacagttctatttttgtttcatcagaccagaggacatttctccaaaaagtacgatctttgtccccatgtgcagttgcaaatcgtagtctggcttttttatagcggttttggagcagtggcttcttccttgctgagcggcttttcaggttatgtcgatataggacttattttactgtggatatagatacttttgtacccgtttcctccagcatcttcacaaagtcctttgctgttgttctgggattgatttgcacttttcgcaccaaagtatgttcatctctaggagacagaacgcgtctccttcctgagcggtatgacggctgcgtggtcccatggtgtttatactagcgtactattgtttgtacatgtggacgttgtaccttcaggcgtttggaaattgctcccaagaattaACCAGACTtttgaaggtctacaattttttttctgaggtcttggctgatttctttggattttcccatgatgtcatgcaaagaggcactgagtttgaaggtaggccttgaaatacatccacaggtacacctccaattgactcaaattatgttaattagcctatcagaagcttctaaagccatgacataattttatgaaattttccaagctgtttaaaggcacagtcaactttgtgtatgtaaacttctgacccactggaattgtgatacagtgaattttaagtaacataatctgtctgtaaacaattgttggaaaaattacttgtgtcatgcactaaagtagatgtcctaaccgacttgccaaaactatagtttgttaacaagaaatttgtggagtggttgaaaaactagttttaattactccaacctaagtgtatgaaaacttccgacttcaactgtacatacatatgtGAACATGATACATTATCATTTCTGTGTGCTTGTGCCCAcaaattcaaaatgtattcaaaTTATTCAACACACTCTAGTTCCCTCTACCCTTTGTCACACACACCAGTCTGTTACTTACAGAGCTCATTGATGAGGTGAGAGATGTGAGAATGTACTTCAGTGAGGAAGTCTTCCTGTTTAGCCTCCATGGACTCGGCCAGGCCGTCTGAGTCCACGCAAGCGCATTCTGGGTGGAACAGAGGCTTCTTCAACTGCCTGCAGAaactgggacaaacacacacaaacacactcgcaTTAGCAATGGCACATCACCCATagacaggtggagagagaaagacacgcATTACAAATGAAATGTCACCCATAGAcatagctcacacacacacgcgcacaaacacacTGCAAATGGTCCAACACCCATAGACagttggagacacacacacacacacacacaccccacttaCTTTTTGCTTGATGACTTGTACGCCTAAACAGCAAATCAGAGAAGCAAAAAATAACATCattcattatttttatttatttttggggggggggtgtagatcAGCTTTACTATTACAgggattgtagcttccatcaatgtaattgtccgcATCTTTTCCAATCCCCAtcaaaaaaataataacatttagttaatgaaaataaaacaataaagCTACTTAGGAACAGCAGGACGGTTTTAAAAAGAATGTTAAAGGCACATCCATTTGTCCATGTATATCAATTAATCCGCACACTGACCTCCAGGAAGCAGAAGGGGTCGTTCTCCTGGGCGAGGGTCTGGATGCCACTGTGGACATCCTGCAGACGGGACTGGTCCTGGACCGCCTTGGCTATGTTCTGCTGGATGCTGGGGCCACACTCGACCCCGTGGGAGCAGGAACAGTCCCTGAGGGAGGTGAGGAAGCCCTCCAGGTGGACCTGTAACACCTCCCCCAAGGCTGTGACCCGCTGGTCTGAGTCCTCCAGGAACCTctgcacagagagagggagagggttgagAGGTAGGTGTGTGTTTAACCAAAAACTAACTAATCAGTGATCAAAAGTTTCTCATCTTCAGACATGAAAAtagatgaaatatatatattttttaatacaacaaattaaaaaatatatacagctcTGTAAACAATACAAATACATGACATCTACAATTATGGAAAGGAGTGCTGATCAAGGATCAGGTGCGAACACCTGTCCATAATCATGTTCATTACAATCTTaaatgcaaaactgatcctagatagggctgttacggtgagcATATTACCGCCACACGGGTGGTCACAAGTCATgctggcagtcaaattccatgtgacagtTTAGTCactgtaattaggcttctccaaactCTGTtgttgctgatggtcattagtagcctaccaaacttgccaaCTGCCTGAACTGCCTGAAAGTGAACCACGTGAAAAGCGTCTTCCATTTGCTATTTAAgagcatagatgacatgtatttttttcccactgcccctgtttcgagacaggtgcatgataatggtccattctaaatcaaaactaatttcacacttatatgatttagtatatgtaaatcaTATACTAAAACATTa
The DNA window shown above is from Salvelinus alpinus chromosome 31, SLU_Salpinus.1, whole genome shotgun sequence and carries:
- the LOC139561820 gene encoding E3 ubiquitin/ISG15 ligase TRIM25-like isoform X2, with product MKNFKLANIADDFRCRGRAVSSRQQQPDGSPTTAETPVSVPCDYCSPGDTSEAGKGEPGAGVVVEVAVKTCLKCEVSMCQEHVKPHLELPAFREHPLTEPLGDLRKRKCPEHDEMYRYYCMDDRVSVCNACTIEGSHAGHTIKTLKNTMKDLKGSLENQLQKVDRNLNKAEKNLQEQKEQERLNKRFLEDSDQRVTALGEVLQVHLEGFLTSLRDCSCSHGVECGPSIQQNIAKAVQDQSRLQDVHSGIQTLAQENDPFCFLEAYKSSSKNFCRQLKKPLFHPECACVDSDGLAESMEAKQEDFLTEVHSHISHLINELCPVVREEEDSGGEEEEEDEDGDDSSDGDEQEEAEEEMRSEEEEAVHDQSESADELYSPEGQEDEEEEEEEEEEEEEIHSD